Genomic segment of Phycisphaerales bacterium:
CCGGCAGCGTCTCCCGCATCCAAAGGTCATGCCGGTTGCCGTTTCCACTGCCGACTCATTCCGGATTGCTCGCTCCATTGAACCGATGCCGTGATCTTCAGGCGTCGATCCTCGTAGCATTTCCGGCAAGGTGGCTGGAGCCAACGCCATGGAAACGATGCAGTGCATGGAAGTCTGGGGCGGCAACGGCGTCGTGGACAGCGGCGTCATCATGGCCGGCCTCGACGCGTGGATCTTCAGCCGGCCCTTCGGACACTCCGAGAGCGGCGGAGACGTGCACTACGTCTCATCGTGCGCCACGGGGCGCATCACCCGGCTGCTCGTTGCCGATGTGAGCGGACACGGCGCTGACGTCGCGGAGGTGGCGACGAACCTGCGGCGACTCATGCGGCGGTTCATCAACTACATCGACCAGCAGGCGTTCGTCAGGGAAATGAACGGACAGTTCAGCGCCCTGTCGCGAAAGGGTCGATTTGCCACGGCACTGGTGACAACGTTCTTTGCGCCGACGAACGAGCTGGCGCTGTGCAACGCAGGACATCCGCCGCCACTGCACTACAGTGCGAAAACGAAAAAGTGGTCGCTGCTGGAATCGTCAGGCCGCAACTCAACGGACATCGCCAACATCCCGCTGGGCATTCTCGACATCGGCGACTACGACCAGTTCGGCGTGCGCCTGGGCGTGGGCGATCTTGTCGTGTGCTACACCGATTCGCTCATCGAATCGCGCGATGAGCATGGCGCGCTGCTCGGCGTCAGCGGGCTGCTCGAAGTCGCGCGCGGGCTCGCCATGACCGAGCCGACCGAGTTCATCCACGCGCTGCTGCAGGCGGTACAGGATCTCTACCCCGGCAACCTCGAAGCCGACGACGTGACGGTACTGCTGTTTCGCCCCAACGGCCTGGCGCCCAGCGTGCCCGTGAAAGACCGCCTGCTCGCGCCGCTGCGCATCCTCAAGGCGTCCGCCCGGTCGCTGGTCTCGCGCGACGGCAGCGCGCCTTGGCCGGAGTGGAGCCTCACCGCCATCGGCGGAGCGCTGCTCAACCGTTTCAACCGCCGCACGGGAATTTTCAAAGACGGCTGAGGCGTCGGGCGGGCTTTGCGACGGCATCGTCTCGCGCAGGTCATTTCCACGCAGGCGGGAATTCGGAAACGGGCAAGGACGAACCTTGCTTCGGCGTAAAGGCCGAAGGCCTCATCGTCAGGAGCCAAGGGTCCAGGGAGCGCACCGCTGACATACCTACAAGACAGAGAAAATCCGCATCGCACGACTTTTTCATTGTCCACCTCCCGCGCCGATGACGAGACTCTCTGGCGGGGCCGGCGGCAGTTGGTCCAGTTCCAAACGGTCGGCTCATCTACCGCGAAAGAAGGATTGAAATGAACAAGAGTGCACTCGTTGCCCTCGTCGTGGCGTCTGCGGCCTGCAGCGCCTCGACGCTGGCCCAGCAGATTCCCACCCGGCCTCAGCTCGACGCCATCCTCGGCTCGAATCAGATTCTTGAAGACTTCGAGTCATTCGTGATCGCGCCCAACACGGCCGCCAACCTGAACGTCTCATCGCTCGACAGCACCTCGATTGCCAACACGCAGGGCCCCGGCCTCGTCGAACCCTGCTGCAAATACGTCGATCCGTCCGGCGTGCAGTTGCAGTGGAACGGCAACGGCTACCAGACGCTCAACACCAAGACGATCCTCGGCAACGGCAGCATCCCGATGATCGAGATCTATTACCCCTCGCCGGGTGTGCATGCCATGGGTGTGGATGTACTGGGCTTCAACGGTTTCGGCTACGCGGGCGCCGCCGCGTTCTGGGATACCAACGGCAACTTCCTCGGCAGTTTCCCATTCACCGTCGCCGGCGGACCCGTGCCGACCTTCATCGGCTGGCAGAGCCCCGGCCCGGTTGGCATCGGCATGGTGCAGATCCGCGGCAGCGCCGGCTGGACGTGGAGCCCCGTCATCGACAACCACGGCTACGGCCGCACCGGCGGGCAGCTGCGCATCACCGGCACCTGCCCGGGCCCGATCCAGATCAGCTGGGCCGGCGCCACCCCCCTGCGCCCCATGGCGCTGCTGTTCTGCCCGACCACGGGCAACTGCACCGTGCCTTCCGGCCCCTGCACGGGAACGCGCCTCGGCCTCGGCCCGTGCGGCAGCGTCGTCAATGTCTTCAGCGGCAACACCGGCGCTCTGGGCTCAGGCAACCTCAACGCTAACGTCGGCCCCGCGGCGTGCCTGCGCTACCTGCAGATGATCGTGGTTGAACCGCCGGGCAACTGCCCGTCGTGCACGACCACCAACGTCGCGCAAATCCCCTGATCGAAGCGCGGGGAGGAGACGTGGCACGGTCAGCGCCTCTCCCACTGGGAGAGGCGCGATCGTTTTTCTACCGCCGGCTCTGAACTCCCGCCGCCGCGCTCTTGGGCAGCGCCGCTTCGATCTGGGCGAGCACCACGCGTGAGAGCGGCTCGTCGCCGAGGGTGTCCACGCGGATGCGCACCTTCGTGATCACCGTCGTCTCTTTGCTCAGGCGAATGCGCACCTCGCGGCCGCCCTGCGTCTTGGCGATCATGCGGCCTTCGAGATCGGTCAGATCTTCCTGAGTGACGATGAACGCGAGCCGATCCATCGCCGTCTTGCACGCCTGCCACGTCTGCTCGAGCGACGCCTGCTCGTAGGCTTCGAGTTCGCCGGTGAGGCGTGTGAAGTCGGCCATGCGCGCGGCGGAATGATCGGCTTCGCAGCCAGGCATCACCAGCGCTGCCAGCAGCGCCAGAGTGAAAAGAAG
This window contains:
- a CDS encoding serine/threonine-protein phosphatase → METMQCMEVWGGNGVVDSGVIMAGLDAWIFSRPFGHSESGGDVHYVSSCATGRITRLLVADVSGHGADVAEVATNLRRLMRRFINYIDQQAFVREMNGQFSALSRKGRFATALVTTFFAPTNELALCNAGHPPPLHYSAKTKKWSLLESSGRNSTDIANIPLGILDIGDYDQFGVRLGVGDLVVCYTDSLIESRDEHGALLGVSGLLEVARGLAMTEPTEFIHALLQAVQDLYPGNLEADDVTVLLFRPNGLAPSVPVKDRLLAPLRILKASARSLVSRDGSAPWPEWSLTAIGGALLNRFNRRTGIFKDG
- a CDS encoding DUF3568 family protein, yielding MTNARHQPAALLFTLALLAALVMPGCEADHSAARMADFTRLTGELEAYEQASLEQTWQACKTAMDRLAFIVTQEDLTDLEGRMIAKTQGGREVRIRLSKETTVITKVRIRVDTLGDEPLSRVVLAQIEAALPKSAAAGVQSRR